A genomic stretch from Pieris brassicae chromosome 9, ilPieBrab1.1, whole genome shotgun sequence includes:
- the LOC123714751 gene encoding U6 snRNA-associated Sm-like protein LSm8: protein MASGLENYINQTVSVITADGRNFIGTLKGFDQTINIILDESHERVFSSSSGIAQVVLGLHIIRGDNIAIVGQIDESIDSRLDLGNIKAEPLGPIVH, encoded by the coding sequence atggcTTCAGGACtggaaaattatataaaccaAACAGTGTCAGTAATAACCGCCGATGGACGAAATTTTATCGGCACGCTCAAAGGTTTTGAccaaactataaatataattctggATGAATCTCACGAAAGAGTATTTTCCTCATCATCTGGTATCGCACAAGTTGTTCTTGGATTACATATAATACGAGGAGACAATATTGCTATAGTGGGCCAAATCGACGAATCTATAGATAGTAGATTAGATCTAGGTAATATTAAAGCAGAACCATTAGGACCTATTGTACATTAA